One part of the Treponema peruense genome encodes these proteins:
- the recJ gene encoding single-stranded-DNA-specific exonuclease RecJ, producing the protein MSEWFKKQISKTQVESVSKKYSLDPITASIMVRRGITSGSDILYYIEDDLRFQHSPFMFAAMEDAVDRILDAKEENEKVLIFGDRDVDGVTSTTVLYDCLSSMGIDVSYKLPGGDDAYGLSIQAVEEFAANYGSLIITVDCGISNNAEIAKAAELGLDVIVVDHHNAPETLPSPAIIIDPKTENSGYPFPDISGCAVVYKLVSAIRFSQSSWYKQDVTLLNVNKENSAVECVKVRNLVPVSRLTQTIDQNTASLSDTNLPSYLQGQLLLAWDAKTLSQDLQSLFGDGAQFNLVDIREEAAKLFPKFASMTLTQLKGMSKMAKYGDHEPTEIGGFYNIFVTWVQKSLAKDFPSFAKAEEKDLQLVALAALADIMPMKNENRIFVKNGLKSINSGRIRPGLRELMAELNLTGKRINSIDLSWVVVAHLNAAGRLGQPELAAKLFITDSQNERLETAKQIIELNAERKQLCVDAWNYAGIQAKASIPLHSNKLCVVIDERINRGVSGILAGRLVSTYNVPAMTVTIVDGIAIGSMRSCRDYDVTQFLNKMDDLFINHGGHNFAAGFSFKRERLAEFEERIKTLSSEIKLGDTKDTGGDIDAEIPAQYLTPALLDISDRFEPYGEENPQLLFMAKNIRVASGQRMGKGEKMHLKITVDCGKYKWPCIFWNEGERLGRDFNVGDRVDFIFRVERNVFNRIETPQINLVDIKKSDNL; encoded by the coding sequence GTGTCTGAATGGTTCAAAAAACAAATTTCAAAAACTCAGGTAGAATCTGTTTCTAAAAAATATTCACTTGACCCCATCACTGCAAGCATAATGGTCAGAAGGGGAATAACGAGCGGCAGCGATATTCTCTATTATATAGAAGACGATTTGCGGTTTCAGCACAGTCCCTTTATGTTTGCCGCCATGGAAGATGCCGTAGACAGAATTCTTGACGCAAAGGAAGAAAACGAAAAGGTGCTTATCTTTGGAGACAGAGACGTAGACGGCGTTACTTCTACTACTGTTTTGTACGACTGTCTTTCTTCTATGGGAATTGATGTTTCGTACAAACTGCCGGGCGGCGATGATGCTTACGGACTTTCAATACAGGCTGTAGAAGAATTTGCGGCAAATTACGGTTCGCTCATTATTACCGTGGACTGCGGAATCTCGAACAACGCAGAAATTGCAAAAGCTGCAGAACTTGGACTGGACGTAATTGTTGTTGACCATCACAATGCTCCAGAGACACTGCCCTCACCGGCCATAATCATTGATCCAAAGACAGAAAATTCAGGCTACCCGTTCCCCGACATTTCGGGCTGCGCGGTTGTATATAAACTTGTAAGCGCAATCCGCTTTAGCCAAAGCAGTTGGTACAAGCAGGACGTAACCCTTCTTAACGTAAATAAAGAAAATTCTGCCGTAGAATGCGTCAAAGTGCGCAATCTTGTTCCGGTAAGCCGCCTTACACAAACCATTGACCAAAACACGGCTTCTCTTTCTGACACAAATCTTCCTTCCTATTTGCAGGGGCAGCTTCTTCTGGCATGGGATGCAAAAACTTTGTCACAGGATTTGCAGTCTCTTTTTGGTGACGGTGCGCAGTTCAACCTGGTAGACATAAGGGAAGAGGCGGCTAAACTTTTTCCAAAATTTGCGTCAATGACACTTACCCAGCTTAAGGGCATGTCAAAAATGGCAAAGTACGGCGACCACGAGCCAACAGAAATAGGCGGTTTTTACAATATTTTTGTAACATGGGTACAGAAGTCGCTTGCAAAAGACTTTCCTTCCTTTGCAAAGGCCGAAGAAAAAGATCTGCAGCTTGTGGCACTGGCGGCTCTTGCAGACATTATGCCTATGAAAAACGAAAACAGAATCTTCGTAAAAAACGGCCTCAAGTCAATCAATTCGGGAAGAATAAGACCGGGTCTGCGTGAACTTATGGCAGAACTCAATCTTACCGGCAAACGCATTAATTCAATTGACTTAAGCTGGGTTGTTGTAGCACACCTTAACGCAGCAGGAAGACTTGGCCAGCCGGAACTTGCGGCAAAACTTTTTATTACAGACAGTCAGAATGAACGCCTCGAAACCGCAAAACAGATTATTGAACTTAACGCAGAACGCAAGCAGCTTTGTGTAGACGCGTGGAACTATGCCGGCATTCAGGCAAAAGCGTCAATCCCACTTCACAGCAACAAACTTTGTGTCGTAATAGATGAAAGAATAAACAGGGGCGTAAGCGGAATTCTTGCAGGACGTCTTGTTTCTACATACAATGTTCCTGCCATGACCGTTACTATTGTAGACGGAATTGCAATCGGTTCAATGAGAAGCTGCCGAGATTATGATGTAACGCAGTTTCTTAACAAAATGGACGATCTATTTATAAATCACGGCGGGCACAATTTTGCAGCAGGATTCAGCTTTAAAAGGGAACGGCTTGCAGAATTCGAAGAAAGAATAAAAACCCTTTCTTCAGAAATTAAACTCGGTGACACAAAAGATACTGGCGGCGACATAGATGCAGAAATTCCGGCCCAATACCTTACACCTGCCCTTCTTGATATTTCTGACAGATTCGAGCCGTACGGTGAAGAAAACCCTCAGCTGCTTTTTATGGCAAAAAACATAAGGGTTGCTTCGGGCCAGCGCATGGGAAAAGGCGAAAAAATGCATCTGAAAATTACAGTCGACTGCGGCAAATACAAATGGCCGTGCATCTTCTGGAACGAAGGCGAGCGGCTTGGAAGGGACTTTAACGTTGGCGACAGGGTTGACTTTATTTTTAGGGTCGAACGCAATGTGTTCAACAGAATAGAAACTCCGCAGATAAATCTTGTGGATATTAAAAAAAGTGACAATCTCTAA